Proteins encoded together in one Mus musculus strain C57BL/6J chromosome 16, GRCm38.p6 C57BL/6J window:
- the Paxbp1 gene encoding PAX3- and PAX7-binding protein 1 yields MFRKARRVNVRKRNDSEEEERERDEEQEPPPLLPPPASGEEPGPGGGDRAPAGESLLGPGPLPPPPSAHHPGLGAEAGGGISGGAEPGNGLKPRKRPRENKEVPRASLLSFQDEEEENEEVFKVKKSSYSKKIVKLLKKEYKEDLEKSKIKTELNTAADSDQPLDKTCHAKDTNPEDGVVISEHGEDEMDMESEKEEEKPKAGGAFSNALSSLNVLRPGEIPDAAFIHAARKKRQLARELGDFTPHDSEPGKGRLVREDENDASDDEDDDEKRRIVFSVKEKSQRQKIAEEIGIEGSDDDALVTGEQDEELSRWEQEQIRKGINIPQVQASQPSEVNVYYQNTYQTMPYGASYGIPYSYTAYGSSDAKSQKTDNTVPFKTPSNEMAPVTIDLVKRQLKDRLDSMKELHKTNQQQHEKHLQSRVDSTRAIERLEGSSGGIGERYKFLQEMRGYVQDLLECFSEKVPLINELESAIHQLYKQRASRLVQRRQDDIKDESSEFSSHSNKALMAPNLDSFGRDRALYQEHAKRRIAEREARRTRRRQAREQTGQMADHLEGLSSDDEETSTDITNFNLEKDRILKESSKVFEDVLESFYSIDCIKAQFEAWRSKYYMSYKDAYIGLCLPKLFNPLIRLQLLTWTPLEAKCRDFETMLWFESLLFYGCEDREQEKDEADVALLPTIVEKVILPKLTVIAETMWDPFSTTQTSRMVGITMKLINGYPSVVNADNKNTQVYLKALLLRMRRTLDDDVFMPLYPKNVLENKNSGPYLFFQRQFWSSVKLLGNFLQWYGIFSNKTLQELSIDGLLNRYILMAFQNSEYGDDSIRKAQNVINCFPKQWFVNLKGERTISQLENFCRYLVHLADTIYRNSIGCSDVEKRNARENIKQIVKLLASVRALDHAISVASDHNVKEVKSLIEGK; encoded by the exons ATGTTCCGAAAGGCCCGGCGGGTGAACGTGCGCAAGCGGAACGACTCGGAGGAGGAGGAGCGGGAGCGCGATGAGGAGCAGGAGCCGCCACCGTTGCTGCCCCCGCCGGCCTCGGGAGAAGAGCCCGGCCCTGGCGGCGGCGACCGGGCCCCCGCGGGGGAGTCGCTCCTGGGCCCGgggccgctgccgccgccgccctcCGCGCACCACCCGGGCCTCGGCGCTGAGGCCGGGGGCGGCATCTCCGGCGGCGCGGAGCCCGGCAATGGGCTGAAGCCGCGCAAGAGGCCTCGCGAGAACAAAGAGGTGCCCAGGGCCAGCCTGCTCAGCTTCCAAGACGAGGAGGAAG aaaatgaagaagtgTTCAAAGTAAAGAAATCAAGTTACAGCAAAAAGATAGTTAAATTGcttaagaaagaatataaagaagACCTTGAAAAATCAAAGATCAAGACAGAACTCAACACAGCAGCTGACA GTGACCAGCCTCTGGACAAAACGTGTCATGCTAAGGACACAAACCCAGAAGATGGAGTTGTCATCAGCGAGCACGGTGAGGATGAAATGGACATGGAGagcgagaaggaggaggagaagcccaAGGCCGGGGGCGCCTTCTCCAATGCTCTGTCTTCCCTGAACGTGCTCCGCCCAG GAGAAATCCCAGATGCAGCTTTCATACATGCTGCAAGAAAGAAGCGACAACTGGCCCGGGAGCTGGGCGACTTCACGCCTCACGACAGTGAGCCTGGCAAAGGCCGCCTCGTCCGCGAGGACGAGAATGATGCCAGCGACGATGAGGACGATGATGAGAAGCGCCGGATCGTTTTTTCTGTGAAGGAAAAGTCACAAAGACAAAAGATCGCTGAGGAGATAG GTATTGAGGGGAGTGACGATGACGCGTTAGTAACTGGAGAGCAAGACGAGGAGCTCAGCCGCTGGGAGCAGGAGCAGATTAGAAAAGGAATTAACATCCCTCAG GTTCAAGCAAGTCAGCCCAGTGAAGTGAATGTGTACTACCAGAACACCTACCAGACAATGCCTTACGGTGCATCCTATGGCATACCGTATAGTTACACAGCCTATGGATCATCAGATGCCAAGTCTCAAAAAACAGATAATACAGTCCCTTTCAAAACTCCCAGTAATGAGATGGCTCCCGTTACTATTGATTTGGTAAAGAGACAGCTTAAAGACAG GTTGGACTCCATGAAAGAATTGCACAAAACCAATCAACAGCAGCATGAAAAACATCTGCAAAGCCGAGTGGACTCCACCAGGGCTATTGAGAGATTAGAAGGGTCTTCTGGGGGTATTGGTGAACGGTATAAATTTTTGCAAGAAATGCGAGGGTATGTCCAAGACTTGCTTGAGTGTTTCAGTGAAAAG GTGCCACTGATTAATGAACTTGAATCAGCAATACATCAGCTGTACAAACAGCGAGCTTCCCGCCTTGTCCAAAGACGACAAGATGATATTAAAGATGAATCTTCGGAGTTTTCAAGCCATTCAA ATAAAGCTTTGATGGCACCAAATCTTGATTCCTTTGGACGTGATCGGGCACTTTATCAAGAACATGCAAAACGTCGGATTGCAGAGCGGGAAGCCAGGAG GACTCGCCGTAGGCAAGCCAGAGAGCAAACCGGTCAGATGGCAGATCACCTGGAAGGCCTGTCCAGTGATGATGAAGAGACGTCTACAGATATTACTAATTTCAATCTGGAGAAAG ATCGAATTTTGAAAGAGTCTAGCAAAGTTTTTGAAGATGTCCTTGAGAGTTTCTATTCAATTGACTGCATTAAAGCACAGTTTGAAGCATGGCGTTCAAAATACTACATGTCCTATAAGGATGCTTATATTGGTCTTTGTCTGCCCAAACTGTTCAACCCCCTAATCAGACTTCAGCTTCTCACCTGGACTCCTCTTGAG GCAAAATGCCGTGACTTTGAAACCATGCTGTGGTTTGAATCTCTGctgttctatggctgtgaagacCGAGAGCAGGAGAAGGATGAGGCTGACGTTGCTCTGCTGCCCACCATTGTGGAGAAGGTCATTCTCCCCAAGCTGACAG TGATAGCTGAAACCATGTGGGATCCCTTTTCTACAACACAGACTTCAAGGATGGTTGGAATCACAATGAAATTAATAAATGGCTACCCCTCAGTAGTCAATGCAGACAATAAAAACACGCAG GTATACCTTAAAGCTCTTTTACTGAGGATGAGAAGAACTTTAGATGATGATGTATTTATGCCCCTATATCCCAAAAA tgtcttagaaaataaaaattctggGCCTTACTTATTTTTTCAACGACAGTTTTGGTCGTCTGTTAAG ctattgggaaattttcttcagtggtatggCATTTTCTCAAACAAAACTCTTCAGGAGTTATCAATAGATGGCTTGTTAAACAGATACATCCTTATGGCTTTTCAGAACTCAGAATACGGAGATGACAGCATCAGAAAAGCCCAAAAT GTAATCAACTGTTTCCCTAAACAGTGGTTTGTGAATCTGAAAGGAGAAAGAACTATTTCTCAGTTAGAAAATTTTTGCCGATATCTTGTACATTTAGCAGATACAATTTACAGGAACAGTATTGGGTGCTCTGATgtggaaaaaagaaatgcaag GGAAAATATAAAACAGATAGTAAAACTTCTTGCAAGCGTTCGGGCTTTGGATCACGCTATATCTGTTGCAAGTGACCACAATGTGAAGGAAGTCAAGTCTCTGATTGAAGGAAAATAG